AAGATCCAAATTCATGACCCAGCTGCGAATGGGCTGCACGAAATAGATGGTTAGGAGTGATACTGTAATTAGCAGTCCGTTTATTGCTCCCATGACCGGAGCAGGAACCTCATAAAGTAAGCCTGAAGCACTTATTACAAGCGCAATAGTAAACCATATACCCAAGAGAACCGGACCTACCGGGACAATCTTACGGGTCATTGAAATAATCGGTGTATTCAAGTTCAACCGGATGATTTATTGATATTATAAACTAACCATTGACTTGCGGATACAGGACTTAGTTAAAGCCCTAATCTTAAATAGATTGATGGTGTTAATTGAATTCTGCTTTTTGTTGTCTTTATATCGGAAATCTGATCTTGAACGAAGCCGGAATGGCTAGCATGCGTTCACTATTGAATTTTCGTCTGGTTATAATATTATCACTTTTAAAATTGACAAAAAATAGGAGGTTATAACATTTTTTTCGTCTTGAATATTTTGTTCAGTTCAATAGGCATAGAAGATTTTTTCAGTGGCAAATTTAGCATTACCGCAGAGTAGTGAAGGGCTACGTCACCGCAGAACGATGGCGAAGGGGATAACTATTTTTTTAAGACTTATTAGATGATAGTCTTACTCATGTGTCATTTTATGTAACAGCAGCAGGCTCAATATTCTGATTGATATGGAAAAAGTTATCCGGATCGTATTTAGCTTTTATTTCAGCCAGTCGCTCATAGTTATTTCCATAGGAAGCCTTAATCCTGCTTTCCCCTTCTTCCATCATAAAGTTTACGTATGCACCACCGTCGGCATAAGGGGCGATGTCATCGTAATAATTCTTGCACCAGGCTGTAACCTCTTCTGCATTATCGGGATCCGGGTCTACGCCAACGATTACCTGAGACCAACGAGATGATCGTTTAGCCCAGGCAGTCTGGTTTGTTTCCGTATCATGAACGGCTCCGTCTATTGGATAAAAGTGTGTAGTTGAATGCACTGACGGGATCTGAGACCCATATTTTATATTCTCTCGAATGGCATCATCTGTCAATTCATTAACAAAATGGGCTCTCCAATACCAATGCATTCCAGGAGGATACAGGTCATCGAACATCCCATTCAAATCAGGCATCGGGATCTCATCCACAAAATCGAGAATGGGTGGGCCAAACTCCCGGATTGGTTTGAATACCTCTTCGGCTTTTTCGATCGGTCCGGTATAACACCAAACTATGCCACAGACATTCTTGGAACGTAAATGTTCGGGAAAAGGGTCCCCGGGCGGTACAATCAGGAAGGCAAAGAATCCATACAGGTCATTCGAAGCATTTTTAGTTATTTCATCATAAAACTTCATGGCTTCATGAGCCTGTTCTAATGGCCAAAACATCGGTCCTGCATATACATTCTTAATGGGTAGAAGGTTAAATGTAAATGAAGTAACCACACCAAAATTACCACCCCCTCCGCGAATGGCCCAAAACAGATCCGGATTACTTGTTTCACTAACCGTGACTAAGTCACCTGACGCAAGTACTACCTCAGCTTCCTTTAGGCGATCAATGGTTAATCCCCCTTTTCGGGATAGATAACCTATCCCGCCACCCAGAGTTAATCCGCTTACCCCCGTGGTACCGACAATACCACTCGGCAGTGCCAGGCCATGCTCATGGGTAGCCTCATCCACTTCTTTCAACAGACAACCCGCCTGTACTCTGGCAGTTTGCTTTGCCGGATCAATCTGGATGTCCTTCATTAAAGACAAATCGACGACCATACCGTCATCGACCAAGGCGAGTCCGGCACCATTATGACCGCCCCCGCGAACGGCTACTTCGATTTCTTCTTTTCTAGCAAACTGAATAGCTTTTTTTACATCTTGTTCATCCCTGCATTTTACAATTAAAGCAGGATGCTTATCGATCATGGCATTGTAAATGGTACGCTCTTCTTCATAGTTTTCATCTTTAGGAAGGATGACTTCTCCCTGTATATTTTCTCTCAGATTCTTTATTGAATTTATACTATACATATTGACTCCGGAAGATAGATATTGACGTTTAATACGGCTCATTGAAATAGAACTGACAGAGAGACTTCAAAGCTTCTGTCAGTTCTATTTCAATGCAAAGATATGTTTATTCAGCTAGGCTCAGGGGTGAGTGATGTTCATGCACGATTTTCCATTCCCCATTGCCATTCTTAGCAAACACCAGGCTGATCTGATCATTGACAACGGCCACGTTTTCTTCAAACTTTAAGTGAAAGTCGGAATGGAAGGTTACCACCGCTACATTTCCGTGGTAGACGGCAATTTTCATATCTTTGGCATCCATTTTAACCGCTTCTTTGACG
This is a stretch of genomic DNA from Halalkalibaculum roseum. It encodes these proteins:
- a CDS encoding FAD-binding oxidoreductase, with the protein product MYSINSIKNLRENIQGEVILPKDENYEEERTIYNAMIDKHPALIVKCRDEQDVKKAIQFARKEEIEVAVRGGGHNGAGLALVDDGMVVDLSLMKDIQIDPAKQTARVQAGCLLKEVDEATHEHGLALPSGIVGTTGVSGLTLGGGIGYLSRKGGLTIDRLKEAEVVLASGDLVTVSETSNPDLFWAIRGGGGNFGVVTSFTFNLLPIKNVYAGPMFWPLEQAHEAMKFYDEITKNASNDLYGFFAFLIVPPGDPFPEHLRSKNVCGIVWCYTGPIEKAEEVFKPIREFGPPILDFVDEIPMPDLNGMFDDLYPPGMHWYWRAHFVNELTDDAIRENIKYGSQIPSVHSTTHFYPIDGAVHDTETNQTAWAKRSSRWSQVIVGVDPDPDNAEEVTAWCKNYYDDIAPYADGGAYVNFMMEEGESRIKASYGNNYERLAEIKAKYDPDNFFHINQNIEPAAVT